One region of Kogia breviceps isolate mKogBre1 chromosome 17, mKogBre1 haplotype 1, whole genome shotgun sequence genomic DNA includes:
- the RPS20 gene encoding small ribosomal subunit protein uS10: protein MAFKDTGKTPVEPEVAIHRIRITLTSRNVKSLEKVCADLIRGAKEKNLKVKGPVRMPTKTLRITTRKTPCGEGSKTWDRFQMRIHKRLIDLHSPSEIVKQITSISIEPGVEVEVTIADA, encoded by the exons ATG GCTTTTAAGGACACCGGAAAGACTCCCGTGGAGCCCGAGGTGGCGATCCACCGGATTAGGATCACTCTCACCAGCCGCAACGTGAAGTCGCTCGAGAAGG TGTGTGCCGACCTGATCAGAGGCGCGAAGGAGAAGAATCTCAAGGTGAAGGGGCCGGTGCGGATGCCCACCAAG ACCCTGAGAATAACGACGAGGAAAACCCCCTGCGGGGAAGGCTCTAAGACTTGGGACCGTTTCCAGATGAGGATCCACAAGCGCCTCATTGACCTGCACAGCCCTTCCGAGATCGTTAAGCAGATCACTTCCATCAGCATTGAGCCCGGAGTCGAGGTGGAAGTCACTATTGCAGATGCTTGA